Proteins encoded by one window of uncultured Bacteroides sp.:
- a CDS encoding beta-L-arabinofuranosidase domain-containing protein, with protein MKSAILSKSKTVKLGVFICSLLFCNNIIAQDKLYPNTFPLSDVTLLNGPFKHARDLNIQTLLKYDVNRLLAPYRKEAGLTPKGESYENWIGLDGHVGGHYLSAMAINYAATGNAECRKRLEYMIAELKACQDANTKKYPEWGEGYVGGVPDSKGVWPKIKAGDVSVIWKYWVPWYNVHKMYAGLRDAWLYTGNKEAKKIFIKFCDWAINVTYGLSDIKMEEMLGNEHGGMNEVFADAYQMTGDQKYLIAAKRFSHKMLLDAMAANIDNLDNKHANTQVPKVVGFERIAELSHDNNYGKAGNFFWETVTANRSLAFGGNSRREIFPSAAACSDYVNDVEGPESCNSYNMLKLTEDLFRVNPLAKYADFYERTMFNHILSSQHPEHGGYVYFTSARPRHYRVYSTPNEGMWCCVGSGMENHGKYGQFIYTHSKDSLFLNLFIASELNWKDKNIKVRQETGFPNEEQTKLAITSGNARFKLMIRYPYWVNDGQLKITVNGKTVDFVAHPSSYVNIDRIWKKGDIVVIKFPMNTHIERLPNVPNYIAFMHGPILLSAKTGTEDMKGLVADDSRWGHIAGGKKLPLNEAPIIVEDNIASLTNKIVPIAGKPFNFTLSQVKMVNPIKVVLEPFYKIHDARYEMYWMTLSNSQYRSYIDSLSVLEQQKADLQKRTIDFVAPGEQQPEVDHAAEKQNANSGNNLDEFWRDAHNEGYFSYKLATNKETGLSLMVRYWGDETGNRKFDIYIDNEKLVNEDISNKWNKKEFRNVEYPIPDSMLKGKDFIRVKFQSLPGNIAGAVYYVRIVRNK; from the coding sequence ATGAAATCTGCTATTCTTTCAAAGTCGAAAACTGTAAAACTTGGTGTCTTTATTTGTAGTTTATTATTCTGTAATAATATTATAGCTCAGGATAAATTATATCCGAATACTTTTCCATTAAGTGATGTGACATTACTTAATGGTCCTTTTAAGCATGCCAGAGATCTGAATATTCAGACACTTTTGAAATATGATGTTAATCGTTTACTGGCTCCTTACCGTAAGGAAGCCGGATTAACTCCCAAAGGCGAGAGCTATGAAAACTGGATTGGACTGGATGGACATGTGGGAGGACATTACCTCTCGGCAATGGCAATTAATTATGCAGCTACCGGCAATGCAGAGTGTAGAAAACGCTTGGAGTACATGATTGCGGAACTAAAAGCTTGCCAGGATGCTAATACAAAGAAGTACCCGGAATGGGGAGAGGGATATGTAGGTGGTGTTCCTGATAGTAAGGGTGTATGGCCTAAGATTAAGGCCGGCGATGTTAGTGTGATCTGGAAGTACTGGGTGCCCTGGTACAATGTACATAAAATGTATGCCGGACTTAGAGACGCATGGCTGTATACCGGAAACAAAGAAGCAAAAAAGATTTTTATTAAATTCTGCGATTGGGCTATTAATGTCACTTATGGCCTTTCGGACATAAAAATGGAAGAGATGCTTGGTAATGAACATGGTGGTATGAATGAAGTTTTTGCTGATGCATACCAGATGACCGGCGATCAGAAATATCTGATTGCTGCAAAGCGTTTTTCTCATAAAATGTTGCTTGATGCTATGGCAGCAAATATAGATAATCTTGATAACAAACACGCAAACACGCAGGTGCCCAAGGTGGTAGGTTTTGAAAGAATAGCGGAACTATCTCACGATAATAACTATGGGAAGGCTGGAAACTTTTTCTGGGAAACGGTAACTGCCAACCGTTCTCTTGCATTTGGTGGAAATAGCCGGAGAGAAATATTCCCAAGTGCGGCTGCCTGTTCCGATTATGTAAATGATGTAGAAGGACCGGAAAGTTGTAATTCATACAATATGCTGAAACTTACTGAGGATTTGTTTCGGGTTAATCCGTTGGCTAAATATGCCGATTTTTACGAAAGAACAATGTTTAATCATATACTTTCATCCCAGCACCCTGAACATGGTGGCTATGTGTATTTCACATCAGCTCGCCCACGTCATTATAGGGTGTATTCCACTCCGAACGAGGGAATGTGGTGCTGTGTAGGAAGTGGCATGGAAAATCATGGTAAATATGGTCAGTTTATCTATACCCATTCTAAAGATTCGTTATTTTTGAATCTGTTTATTGCTTCAGAACTAAACTGGAAAGACAAAAATATAAAAGTAAGACAAGAAACTGGATTCCCTAACGAGGAACAGACAAAACTTGCCATAACCAGTGGTAATGCTCGTTTCAAGTTGATGATTCGCTATCCTTATTGGGTAAATGATGGACAATTGAAAATTACAGTTAATGGAAAGACAGTTGACTTTGTTGCACATCCATCATCTTATGTAAACATTGACAGAATATGGAAAAAAGGGGATATAGTAGTAATTAAATTCCCGATGAATACTCATATTGAACGTTTGCCTAATGTACCTAATTATATAGCTTTTATGCATGGGCCTATCTTGCTAAGTGCAAAAACGGGTACAGAAGATATGAAGGGATTGGTTGCTGACGATTCCAGATGGGGACATATTGCCGGTGGAAAGAAATTACCTTTAAATGAAGCTCCGATTATTGTGGAGGATAATATCGCATCATTGACAAATAAGATTGTTCCTATAGCAGGAAAGCCGTTTAATTTTACTCTCTCGCAGGTTAAAATGGTTAATCCGATAAAAGTAGTACTGGAACCATTTTATAAAATTCATGATGCGAGATATGAAATGTATTGGATGACTTTATCAAACAGCCAATATCGTTCTTATATTGATTCTCTTTCAGTATTGGAACAACAAAAAGCCGATCTGCAAAAACGTACGATTGACTTTGTAGCTCCGGGGGAACAGCAACCGGAAGTTGATCATGCTGCTGAAAAGCAAAATGCAAATAGTGGCAATAATCTGGATGAATTTTGGCGTGATGCACACAATGAAGGCTATTTTAGCTATAAACTAGCTACAAATAAGGAAACTGGTTTGAGTTTGATGGTGCGTTACTGGGGAGATGAAACCGGTAATAGAAAATTTGATATTTACATTGATAATGAGAAATTGGTAAATGAGGATATAAGTAACAAATGGAATAAAAAAGAATTCCGGAATGTAGAATATCCTATCCCTGATTCAATGCTGAAAGGCAAAGATTTCATAAGGGTTAAGTTCCAATCATTGCCTGGTAATATTGCCGGTGCAGTTTATTATGTTCGTATAGTCAGAAATAAATAG
- a CDS encoding alpha/beta hydrolase-fold protein — protein MKKLAFLFSIALIFSLNINSQTIITTNNDNSSIGTSASSNVRTSKYPMILPDSRAVFHVKAPEAQKVQIDLGKKYDMIKNNEGIWEVTTDSLTEGFHYYSLLIDGVAVADPASETFYGMSRMASGIEVPFKGDGYYAVKNVAHGDVRMKRYYSSVTKTWRRFYIYTPAGYDANVNQKYPVLYLMHGGGEDERGWSTQGKTDLILDNLIAAKKAKPMLIVMVDGNVGNGGFGEPSLKAFESELKECVIPVVEKEYRVKADSKNRALAGLSMGGIQTLYAGIKNTQLFSYLGVFSSGWLSNLDSVAEAQYQFMKNNSDLINKNLKQFWIAQGGKEDIAHRNCQIMLLKFNDMKIKYTYSEYPGGHTWPVWRNNLYNFAQLLFK, from the coding sequence ATGAAAAAACTTGCTTTTTTATTTTCTATAGCTCTTATTTTTAGTTTAAATATAAATAGTCAGACTATTATAACTACAAATAATGATAACTCCAGTATAGGAACTTCTGCTTCATCGAATGTAAGAACATCAAAATATCCTATGATTTTACCTGATAGCCGTGCAGTGTTTCATGTAAAAGCTCCTGAAGCACAAAAAGTACAGATTGATTTAGGAAAGAAGTACGATATGATAAAAAATAACGAAGGTATATGGGAGGTTACTACCGATTCGCTCACAGAAGGTTTCCATTATTACTCTTTGTTGATTGATGGCGTTGCTGTTGCAGATCCTGCCAGTGAGACTTTTTATGGCATGAGTAGAATGGCTAGTGGCATAGAAGTTCCTTTTAAAGGGGATGGATATTATGCTGTTAAAAATGTAGCACATGGTGATGTAAGAATGAAGCGTTATTATTCATCTGTAACAAAGACCTGGCGTCGTTTTTATATTTATACTCCAGCCGGATATGATGCAAATGTGAATCAAAAATATCCGGTGTTGTACTTGATGCATGGTGGTGGAGAAGATGAACGTGGATGGTCTACTCAAGGTAAAACTGATTTAATTCTGGATAATCTGATCGCTGCGAAAAAAGCAAAGCCAATGCTTATTGTTATGGTTGATGGCAATGTAGGTAATGGAGGATTTGGTGAACCTTCATTGAAAGCGTTTGAATCTGAATTAAAGGAATGTGTAATTCCTGTTGTGGAAAAAGAATATCGTGTTAAAGCTGATTCAAAGAACCGTGCTCTTGCTGGTTTATCAATGGGAGGCATTCAAACTCTTTATGCAGGAATAAAAAACACTCAATTATTCTCTTATCTGGGAGTTTTTAGCTCTGGTTGGCTGTCCAACTTAGATAGTGTTGCGGAAGCTCAATATCAGTTTATGAAGAATAATTCTGACCTGATAAACAAAAATCTAAAGCAATTTTGGATCGCTCAAGGTGGTAAAGAGGATATTGCACATAGAAATTGTCAGATAATGCTTTTAAAATTTAATGATATGAAAATTAAATATACGTATAGCGAATATCCAGGAGGACATACATGGCCGGTATGGAGAAATAATCTTTATAACTTTGCTCAGTTATTATTTAAATAA
- a CDS encoding SGNH/GDSL hydrolase family protein, translating into MVDFQSKSKKIFSRCFAGKIGLATKFLFAFFLLGIITTELSVAAVPVNTKQSKASKIWVGTWATSPMLVEPNNMPPAPGLTNNTLRQVVHVSIGGNVVRLRFSNVFSKSPVTMKKVAIAVSKEGGAVDTSTQKMLTFKKMNEVTMAPNEEVTSDPLSFNLAAGSRLAITICFGSTSPDVTGHPGSRTTSYILEGDKVSSVDFDNAVKTDHWYVINGIDVKASPKAATIAVLGNSITDGRGSGTNKQNRWTDILSEKLLKNPATRQYGVLNLGIGGNCVVRGGLGPTALTRFDRDILSQSNVRWLIILEGINDIGGIRSSEDVPFMVKSLIDAYSSMIDKAHAKGIKVYGATILPFAKSFYDKDFRQLARDQVNEWIRKSGRFDAVIDFDKIMQNPDAPTTILSDMHDGDFLHPNQAGYKRMGESIDLNLFK; encoded by the coding sequence ATGGTTGATTTTCAAAGCAAATCAAAGAAGATTTTTTCAAGATGCTTTGCAGGAAAGATCGGTCTCGCTACAAAGTTTCTGTTTGCGTTTTTTCTTCTGGGAATAATAACGACAGAATTATCGGTAGCTGCTGTGCCTGTAAATACAAAACAGAGTAAAGCTTCAAAGATATGGGTGGGTACCTGGGCAACATCTCCTATGTTGGTTGAACCAAATAACATGCCACCCGCACCAGGATTGACGAATAACACTTTGCGCCAGGTGGTTCATGTATCAATAGGAGGGAATGTTGTACGACTTCGTTTCTCGAATGTATTCAGCAAAAGTCCTGTTACGATGAAGAAGGTTGCAATTGCTGTTTCAAAGGAAGGAGGAGCAGTGGATACTTCAACACAAAAGATGCTTACCTTTAAAAAAATGAATGAAGTGACGATGGCTCCTAATGAAGAGGTTACATCTGATCCGTTGTCTTTTAATCTGGCAGCAGGATCAAGGCTGGCAATAACTATTTGTTTTGGAAGTACTTCTCCTGATGTGACCGGGCATCCGGGCTCTCGCACCACCTCTTATATTCTTGAAGGTGATAAAGTTTCTTCGGTTGATTTTGATAACGCAGTAAAAACAGATCATTGGTATGTTATAAATGGCATTGATGTTAAGGCTTCACCCAAAGCTGCCACGATAGCTGTTTTGGGCAACTCCATAACAGACGGCAGGGGATCGGGTACCAACAAACAGAATCGGTGGACGGATATTCTCTCAGAGAAATTATTAAAGAATCCTGCAACACGCCAGTATGGAGTGCTGAATCTGGGTATAGGAGGCAACTGTGTGGTTAGAGGTGGTCTTGGCCCTACAGCTCTGACACGCTTTGACCGGGATATTCTCTCACAAAGTAATGTGCGTTGGCTCATTATTTTAGAAGGTATTAATGATATTGGAGGAATAAGAAGCAGTGAGGATGTTCCATTTATGGTGAAGAGTCTGATTGATGCTTACAGCTCGATGATTGACAAGGCTCATGCGAAAGGTATAAAAGTGTATGGTGCTACAATTCTGCCATTTGCAAAGTCTTTTTATGATAAAGACTTTCGCCAGTTGGCCAGAGATCAGGTCAATGAATGGATTAGAAAGAGTGGCCGCTTTGATGCGGTGATAGATTTTGATAAGATAATGCAGAATCCGGATGCTCCGACAACTATTCTGTCTGACATGCACGACGGTGATTTTCTGCATCCTAATCAAGCCGGTTATAAAAGAATGGGAGAATCAATTGATTTGAATTTATTTAAATAG